The Aptenodytes patagonicus chromosome 15, bAptPat1.pri.cur, whole genome shotgun sequence genome has a segment encoding these proteins:
- the LOC143167601 gene encoding glutathione S-transferase theta-1-like isoform X2: MGLELYLDLLSQPCRALYIFARSNNIPFEFKQVELMKGQHRTEEFRKVNVLMKVPALRDGSFTLAESIAILLYLARKFKTPDHWYPSDLQKRARVDEYLSWQHVNIRGKGSKLFLTKVLLPLLTGQPLPPEKLEGVTEELNVVLKQFEEKFLQDKPFIAGSEISLADLVALVELMQRANLLLPAQQIPHAASVQVEAEQRSHQNQEP; the protein is encoded by the exons ATGGGGCTGGAGCTGTACCTGGACCTGCTCTCGCAGCCCTGCCGGGCGCTCTACATCTTCGCCCGGAGCAACAACATCCCCTTCGAGTTCAAGCAGGTGGAGCTGATGAagg GGCAGCACAGGACGGAGGAATTCCGGAAGGTGAACGTCCTGATGAAGGTGCCCGCGCTAAGGGATGGTTCTTTCACTTTAGCAGAGAG CATTGCAATCCTCCTGTACCTGGCCCGAAAATTCAAGACTCCTGATCACTGGTACCCATCTGACCTGCAGAAGAGGGCTAGGGTTGATGAGTACCTGTCGTGGCAGCACGTCAACATTCGTGGGAAGGGGAGCAAGCTGTTCTTAACTAAG gtgctgctgcctctcctcacAGGCCAGCCACTTCCTCCAGAGAAACTGGAAGGTGTTACTGAAGAGCTGAATGTTGTCCTGAAGCAGTTTGAGGAGAAGTTCTTGCAGGACAAGCCCTTCATCGCAGGCAGCGAGATCTCCCTGGCAGACCTTGTAGCACTGGTGGAGCTCATGCAG AGAGCAAACCTCCTCCTACCAGCACAACAAATTCCTCACGCAGCTTCTGTTCAAGtagaagcagagcagagaagcCATCAAAACCAAGAGCCTTAA
- the LOC143167601 gene encoding glutathione S-transferase theta-1-like isoform X1 → MGLELYLDLLSQPCRALYIFARSNNIPFEFKQVELMKGQHRTEEFRKVNVLMKVPALRDGSFTLAESIAILLYLARKFKTPDHWYPSDLQKRARVDEYLSWQHVNIRGKGSKLFLTKVLLPLLTGQPLPPEKLEGVTEELNVVLKQFEEKFLQDKPFIAGSEISLADLVALVELMQPVGAGYDLFEERPKLAEWRRRVEEAVGKQLFQKAHEGILNAKNLTADKIAPELLEHFKHQLLKQASQN, encoded by the exons ATGGGGCTGGAGCTGTACCTGGACCTGCTCTCGCAGCCCTGCCGGGCGCTCTACATCTTCGCCCGGAGCAACAACATCCCCTTCGAGTTCAAGCAGGTGGAGCTGATGAagg GGCAGCACAGGACGGAGGAATTCCGGAAGGTGAACGTCCTGATGAAGGTGCCCGCGCTAAGGGATGGTTCTTTCACTTTAGCAGAGAG CATTGCAATCCTCCTGTACCTGGCCCGAAAATTCAAGACTCCTGATCACTGGTACCCATCTGACCTGCAGAAGAGGGCTAGGGTTGATGAGTACCTGTCGTGGCAGCACGTCAACATTCGTGGGAAGGGGAGCAAGCTGTTCTTAACTAAG gtgctgctgcctctcctcacAGGCCAGCCACTTCCTCCAGAGAAACTGGAAGGTGTTACTGAAGAGCTGAATGTTGTCCTGAAGCAGTTTGAGGAGAAGTTCTTGCAGGACAAGCCCTTCATCGCAGGCAGCGAGATCTCCCTGGCAGACCTTGTAGCACTGGTGGAGCTCATGCAG CCCGTCGGTGCTGGCTATGACCTCTTTGAGGAGAGGCCGAAGTTAGCAGAGTGGCGCAGGCGGGTGGAAGAAGCGGTGGGGAAGCAGCTCTTCCAGAAAGCCCATGAAGGGATCTTGAACGCCAAGAACTTGACCGCTGATAAGATTGCGCCCGAACTGCTGGAGCATTTCAAGCACCAGCTCCTAAAGCAGGCCAGCCAGAATTAG